A single genomic interval of Amycolatopsis albispora harbors:
- a CDS encoding MarR family winged helix-turn-helix transcriptional regulator, whose protein sequence is METSAPARLAGLPSWLLTQTAQHAHRLIADELATADARGHHYRLLATLDETGPASQAELGRRTGIHFSDVVAVLNELAERGLLDRAPDPADRRRNVITITAAGRRQLKKLDRLVAGVQDQLLEPLSPAEREQLTGLLTRLLAHHSPSAAPDR, encoded by the coding sequence ATGGAGACGAGCGCCCCCGCCCGGCTGGCCGGCCTGCCCAGCTGGCTGCTCACCCAGACCGCACAGCACGCCCACCGGCTGATCGCCGACGAGCTGGCCACCGCGGACGCCCGCGGCCACCACTACCGCCTGCTGGCCACGCTCGACGAAACCGGCCCGGCGAGCCAGGCCGAACTCGGCCGCCGGACCGGCATCCACTTCAGCGACGTGGTGGCGGTGCTGAACGAACTCGCCGAGCGCGGGCTGCTCGACCGCGCCCCGGACCCCGCCGACCGGCGGCGCAACGTCATCACGATCACCGCGGCCGGTCGCCGTCAGCTGAAGAAGCTGGACAGGCTGGTCGCCGGGGTGCAGGACCAGCTGCTCGAACCGCTGTCACCGGCGGAACGCGAGCAGCTGACCGGGCTGCTCACCCGGCTTCTGGCGCACCACTCGCCGAGCGCGGCGCCCGATCGGTGA
- a CDS encoding alpha/beta fold hydrolase translates to MISGFPDERSRQRYLAVYDSLLDWPQPAEELTIETTYGSTNVRRSGSRTGVPLVLLHGVTATSLSFQAHAAALGERHPVYAVDSLGEPGRSVQTAPLPDAESIADWLDQVLAALGCERVHLAGVSRGGWLALNQAIRRPRRLSGVTAVDPGGLADIGFKQHLWLLTGFGLMLMPAAVRRRFAKTSFSAFLDDTIRRITLAQLPHRTRAFMFDTLTDEQWRSLDVPVDLVLGGRSVLYDAERQARRIAPLSSKVRVEVVPGVAHGIELMDLVTDRAPRSASGAPEAG, encoded by the coding sequence ATGATCAGCGGTTTTCCCGATGAGCGGAGCAGGCAGCGGTACCTGGCGGTCTACGACTCGTTGCTGGACTGGCCCCAGCCCGCCGAGGAACTGACCATCGAGACGACCTACGGTTCAACGAACGTGCGGCGCAGCGGCAGTCGTACCGGAGTTCCGCTGGTGCTGCTCCACGGCGTCACGGCGACTTCGCTGTCGTTCCAGGCGCACGCCGCCGCACTGGGCGAACGCCATCCGGTCTACGCGGTCGATTCGCTGGGGGAGCCGGGCCGCAGCGTGCAGACCGCGCCCCTGCCCGACGCGGAGTCCATTGCGGACTGGCTGGACCAGGTGCTCGCCGCGCTGGGCTGCGAACGCGTGCACCTGGCCGGGGTTTCGCGCGGCGGCTGGCTGGCGCTGAACCAGGCGATCCGCCGCCCGCGTCGGCTTTCCGGGGTGACCGCGGTGGATCCCGGCGGCCTGGCGGACATCGGGTTCAAGCAGCACCTGTGGCTGCTCACGGGATTCGGGCTGATGCTGATGCCCGCGGCCGTGCGGCGGCGCTTCGCGAAGACGAGCTTCAGCGCCTTTCTCGACGACACCATCCGCCGGATCACGCTGGCGCAGTTGCCGCACCGCACCCGGGCGTTCATGTTCGACACGCTGACCGACGAGCAGTGGCGGTCCCTGGACGTGCCGGTGGACCTGGTGCTCGGCGGCCGCAGCGTGCTCTACGACGCGGAGCGGCAGGCGCGGCGGATCGCGCCGCTGTCCTCGAAGGTGCGCGTCGAAGTGGTGCCCGGGGTCGCGCACGGCATCGAGCTGATGGACCTGGTCACCGATCGGGCGCCGCGCTCGGCGAGTGGTGCGCCAGAAGCCGGGTGA
- a CDS encoding TetR/AcrR family transcriptional regulator yields the protein MPKRVDHQLRRREITGALWEIARADGLAGVTLRRVAAEVGISMNLVQYYFPTKDELLTCGLQHLIEAASARLKAEIEAASGPRAVLRAALVGLLPVDDRSRLLTAVHHAYLAHAITDPAMAALLNRIPRELAEQLAPTVDHPHALTEVDALLAMVTGLALGLLIGTYTQDEAIAQIDHRLAALFR from the coding sequence GTGCCGAAACGGGTGGATCATCAGCTGCGGCGCCGGGAGATCACCGGCGCGCTCTGGGAAATCGCCAGGGCCGACGGGCTGGCCGGGGTCACCCTGCGCCGGGTCGCGGCCGAGGTGGGCATCTCGATGAACCTGGTGCAGTACTACTTCCCGACCAAGGACGAGTTGCTCACCTGCGGCCTGCAGCACTTGATCGAGGCGGCTTCGGCTCGCTTGAAGGCCGAGATCGAGGCCGCCTCGGGACCGCGTGCCGTGCTGCGGGCGGCATTGGTCGGCCTGCTGCCGGTGGACGACCGCAGCCGGTTGCTGACCGCGGTGCACCACGCCTACCTGGCCCACGCGATCACCGACCCCGCGATGGCCGCCCTGCTGAACCGAATCCCGCGCGAACTGGCCGAGCAGCTCGCACCGACCGTGGACCACCCCCACGCCCTGACCGAGGTGGACGCGCTGCTGGCGATGGTCACCGGACTGGCGCTGGGCCTGCTGATCGGCACCTACACCCAGGACGAGGCCATCGCCCAGATCGACCACCGCCTGGCCGCGCTCTTCCGTTGA
- a CDS encoding ArsR/SmtB family transcription factor, translated as MDEVFRALADPSRRRLLDRLNERNGQTLRELCAGLDMARQSVSKHLAVLEAANLVATTWRGREKLHYVNAEPINAVAERWISQYHRERVRALADLKTALESEPMSKPEFLYTTYIRTTPERLWQALTDPAFTIRYWGAVLESEWTEGATVSWEQNGWKSADPEQVVLESEPYRRLAYTWHTFTPDFAEIMGIEPEFVERAAAEPRSKVTFDLEPAGELVKLTVRHDGFEPGSAVLEAVGGGWPHILASLKTLMETGEPLPDPED; from the coding sequence ATGGACGAGGTGTTCCGGGCGCTGGCCGACCCCAGCCGGCGCCGGTTGCTGGACCGGCTCAACGAGCGCAACGGCCAGACCCTTCGCGAGCTGTGCGCGGGGCTGGACATGGCGCGGCAGTCGGTCAGCAAGCACCTGGCCGTGCTCGAGGCGGCGAACCTGGTCGCCACCACCTGGCGCGGCCGCGAGAAGTTGCACTACGTCAACGCCGAGCCGATCAACGCCGTGGCCGAGCGCTGGATCAGCCAGTACCACCGCGAGCGCGTGCGCGCGCTCGCCGATCTGAAGACCGCATTGGAGAGCGAGCCGATGAGCAAGCCCGAATTCCTCTACACCACCTACATCAGGACCACCCCGGAGCGGCTCTGGCAGGCGCTGACCGACCCGGCCTTCACCATCCGCTACTGGGGCGCGGTGCTCGAATCGGAGTGGACCGAGGGCGCGACCGTGTCGTGGGAGCAGAACGGCTGGAAGTCAGCCGATCCGGAGCAGGTGGTGCTGGAGTCGGAGCCCTACCGGCGGCTGGCCTACACCTGGCACACCTTCACCCCGGACTTCGCCGAGATCATGGGCATCGAGCCCGAGTTCGTCGAGCGGGCCGCCGCCGAGCCGCGGTCGAAGGTGACCTTCGACCTGGAACCGGCGGGTGAGCTGGTGAAGCTGACCGTGCGCCACGACGGGTTCGAGCCGGGCAGCGCGGTGCTGGAGGCGGTCGGCGGTGGCTGGCCGCACATCCTGGCGAGCCTGAAAACCCTGATGGAGACCGGAGAACCGCTGCCAGACCCGGAAGACTGA
- the pip gene encoding prolyl aminopeptidase, whose protein sequence is MVTGLYPEIEPYRHGMLDVGDGNSLYWEECGNPDGKPAVVFHGGPGSGCTPGARRLFDPQRYRVVLFDQRNCGRSTPHASEPDVDLSANTTDHLIADIELLRTTLGIERWLVSGASWGSVLALAYAERHPDRVSEMLHSGVATGRPRETDLITRNLGAMFPAAYARFRELVPEGEIAAGYHRLLFDDDPEVRARAARAWCDWETAIIPTAPEPSPRYESPEFRLAFARIVTHYFSNGSWLEDGQLLRDAGKLAGIPGVIVQGVLDLSNLVGTPWELAHAWPGAELVLVDETGHNNSPGLDAARVAALDRFAG, encoded by the coding sequence ATGGTGACTGGGCTCTATCCGGAGATCGAACCGTACCGCCACGGAATGCTCGACGTCGGCGACGGCAATTCCCTGTACTGGGAGGAATGCGGCAACCCCGACGGCAAGCCGGCGGTGGTGTTCCACGGCGGTCCCGGTTCGGGCTGCACGCCGGGCGCCCGCCGGTTGTTCGACCCCCAGCGGTACCGGGTGGTGTTGTTCGACCAGCGCAACTGCGGCCGCAGCACCCCGCACGCGAGTGAGCCCGATGTCGATTTGTCCGCCAACACCACCGATCACCTGATCGCCGACATCGAACTGCTGCGCACCACGCTCGGCATCGAGCGGTGGCTGGTTTCGGGGGCGTCGTGGGGATCGGTGCTGGCGCTCGCCTACGCCGAACGCCATCCGGACCGCGTTTCCGAAATGCTGCACTCCGGGGTGGCCACCGGGCGGCCGCGTGAAACCGACCTGATCACCCGGAACCTCGGCGCGATGTTCCCGGCCGCGTACGCCCGTTTCCGCGAACTCGTGCCGGAGGGCGAGATCGCGGCCGGTTACCACCGGCTGCTCTTCGACGACGACCCCGAAGTCCGTGCCCGCGCCGCTCGTGCCTGGTGTGACTGGGAAACCGCGATCATCCCGACCGCGCCGGAACCGAGCCCGCGTTACGAGAGCCCGGAATTCCGGCTGGCCTTCGCGCGGATCGTCACGCACTACTTCAGCAACGGCAGCTGGCTGGAGGACGGCCAGCTGCTGCGGGACGCCGGGAAGCTGGCCGGCATTCCCGGTGTGATCGTGCAGGGCGTGCTCGATCTGTCCAATTTGGTCGGTACGCCGTGGGAACTGGCCCACGCGTGGCCCGGCGCGGAACTGGTGCTGGTGGACGAAACCGGCCACAACAACTCACCGGGCCTCGACGCGGCGCGGGTGGCCGCACTGGACCGGTTCGCCGGCTGA
- a CDS encoding helix-turn-helix domain-containing protein, whose protein sequence is MFASPHPRLAAHVLSYTAQDYRQHERRVWRTTPLGVLTLSVDFESPVRRLESGVVLPASAVIGLRDRPMVAEELPGRSRGISVGLTPLGAYALFGLPLREIANSVVSVTDLLGARGRRLTEELAEARGWAARFRLLDERLGAWLGAGLDAPVLGAWQRLQHTGGRVRIDRLAGEIGWTRQHLNRRFREQIGLGLKTAGRIARLSRAAVLMTGPRPLAEIAAVTGYADQAHLNRDFRALTGCTPTEYRRKW, encoded by the coding sequence GTGTTCGCGTCACCGCACCCCCGGCTCGCCGCGCACGTGCTCAGCTACACCGCGCAGGACTACCGCCAGCACGAACGCCGGGTGTGGCGGACCACCCCGCTCGGTGTGCTCACGCTGTCGGTCGACTTCGAATCGCCGGTGCGCCGCCTGGAATCCGGCGTGGTGCTGCCCGCGTCCGCGGTGATCGGACTGCGTGACCGGCCGATGGTGGCCGAGGAACTGCCGGGCCGGTCACGCGGGATCTCCGTCGGGCTGACGCCGCTCGGCGCATACGCGTTGTTCGGCTTGCCACTGCGGGAAATCGCGAATTCCGTGGTGAGCGTCACGGACCTGCTCGGCGCGCGGGGCAGGCGGTTGACCGAAGAACTCGCCGAAGCCCGCGGGTGGGCGGCGCGGTTCCGGCTGCTCGACGAGCGGCTCGGCGCGTGGCTCGGCGCCGGGCTCGACGCTCCGGTTCTCGGGGCGTGGCAACGCTTGCAGCACACCGGTGGCCGGGTGCGGATCGACCGGCTCGCCGGTGAAATCGGCTGGACGCGCCAGCACCTGAACCGCCGGTTCCGCGAGCAGATCGGCCTCGGGCTGAAAACCGCGGGCAGGATCGCGAGGCTGAGCCGGGCCGCCGTGCTGATGACCGGCCCGCGCCCGCTCGCCGAAATCGCGGCGGTCACCGGATACGCCGACCAGGCTCACCTGAACCGGGATTTTCGCGCGCTGACCGGCTGTACCCCCACGGAATATCGGAGGAAATGGTGA
- a CDS encoding alpha/beta fold hydrolase, translated as MGKTGDFTSESRRTAYFAAYRSAMAEGPPPAAVHDVETSFGTTRVYRHGNDGPPIVLLHGLLAGAPMWAPFWAPLSAGHTVYTIDILGEGGHSVQTGPMTEHADRARCLDEVLEAMRLTGVHLVGASSGGWHAVNYATRYRERLATVTLLDPTTVTANFSFGALRYGVLLKLFPFDWMWRRFFRWAAGTDISGDPAVRLARAATGAYRPAILFQTCPSEADLRAMDVPTLVVLSGRSVVHDSALAAERARAWLPQSEVEAWPELGHYFSPADCRRAADRLLHFIAARLPQA; from the coding sequence ATGGGGAAAACCGGCGACTTCACCAGTGAAAGCAGACGAACCGCGTATTTCGCGGCCTACCGGTCGGCGATGGCCGAAGGCCCGCCACCGGCGGCCGTGCACGACGTCGAAACCTCGTTCGGCACCACCCGCGTCTACCGGCACGGCAATGACGGGCCGCCCATCGTGCTGCTGCACGGCCTGCTGGCCGGCGCGCCGATGTGGGCCCCGTTCTGGGCGCCGCTTTCGGCCGGGCACACCGTGTACACCATTGACATCCTCGGTGAGGGCGGGCACAGCGTGCAGACCGGGCCGATGACCGAGCACGCCGATCGCGCCCGCTGTCTCGACGAAGTGCTCGAAGCGATGCGGCTCACCGGTGTGCACCTGGTCGGCGCGTCCTCCGGCGGCTGGCACGCGGTCAACTACGCGACGCGGTACCGCGAGCGCCTGGCCACGGTGACCCTGCTCGACCCGACCACGGTCACCGCGAACTTCTCCTTCGGCGCCCTGCGGTACGGCGTGCTGCTCAAGCTGTTCCCGTTCGACTGGATGTGGCGGCGGTTCTTCCGCTGGGCCGCGGGCACCGACATCTCCGGCGACCCCGCCGTCCGCCTCGCCAGGGCCGCGACCGGCGCCTACCGGCCCGCGATCCTGTTCCAGACCTGCCCGTCCGAAGCCGACCTTCGCGCGATGGACGTGCCGACGCTGGTGGTCCTCTCGGGCCGCAGCGTCGTGCACGATTCCGCGCTGGCCGCCGAACGGGCACGCGCCTGGCTGCCCCAGTCCGAAGTGGAGGCTTGGCCCGAACTCGGCCACTACTTCAGCCCCGCCGACTGCCGCCGGGCGGCCGATCGGCTGCTCCACTTCATCGCCGCCCGGTTGCCTCAGGCGTAG